In Bacillus methanolicus, the following proteins share a genomic window:
- a CDS encoding group I intron-associated PD-(D/E)XK endonuclease, translating to MSNAEYEYGYIQKLFIKFCFIFKNINLEIDVPSDYSETVQLYLPKELNEERTQIGSIQYGGIKYPIMDNDSIHLKYVEIRLKGEFLRTIGKYNEIYNLLKENDANDWIKYKFTYCKEDIILARKLANIISRGLEREFGKKYLTIGIDKKILELPRQRPKYTFSYNQSEAVKIISDILIEQGYDISRSSKSNPTYHIIVSSNGKSARILVRNLQHDSAYKDSTIPYQVYKIDAFETTDEQEIGIKEIDFVVGYNFKDNVFACLSIDDFLDKRSRVVHEKEGLRSEFFNSWDLLSNYFSNY from the coding sequence TTGAGCAATGCAGAATATGAATACGGATACATTCAAAAATTGTTTATAAAGTTTTGCTTTATCTTTAAAAATATTAATCTCGAAATAGATGTGCCGTCCGATTATTCCGAAACGGTGCAACTATACTTGCCAAAAGAATTAAATGAAGAAAGAACACAAATTGGTTCCATTCAATACGGAGGTATTAAGTATCCGATAATGGATAATGATTCCATCCATCTTAAATATGTTGAAATAAGACTGAAAGGAGAATTTTTAAGAACGATCGGCAAATATAATGAAATATATAATTTACTAAAAGAAAATGATGCAAACGATTGGATAAAGTATAAGTTTACATATTGCAAAGAGGATATTATTCTGGCAAGAAAACTTGCGAATATCATTTCTAGAGGTCTTGAAAGAGAATTTGGAAAAAAATATTTAACAATTGGAATTGATAAAAAGATACTAGAATTACCTAGACAAAGGCCAAAATACACTTTTTCATATAATCAAAGTGAAGCAGTAAAAATTATATCTGATATTTTAATAGAACAAGGTTATGATATATCCCGGTCATCAAAAAGCAATCCGACATATCATATAATCGTATCATCCAATGGGAAATCTGCCCGAATACTGGTTAGGAATCTTCAACATGATTCTGCTTATAAGGATTCTACTATCCCTTATCAGGTATATAAGATTGATGCTTTTGAAACGACTGATGAGCAGGAGATTGGAATAAAAGAAATTGACTTTGTTGTCGGATATAATTTTAAAGACAATGTATTTGCATGTTTAAGCATTGATGATTTTTTAGATAAACGAAGCAGAGTTGTACATGAGAAAGAAGGTTTGCGATCTGAGTTTTTTAATTCTTGGGATTTATTAAGCAATTATTTTAGTAATTATTAA
- a CDS encoding DUF262 domain-containing protein has translation MGNGKIDSDKKVLQKIFSPDFWFLIPEYQRSYVWQTENIVDLIDDLYYAFTYKNENEYFLGSLVLKRTDNHEFAEYEVLDGQQRLTTFFLMFAVLRDLLDNPSYKANLQ, from the coding sequence ATGGGAAATGGAAAAATTGATTCAGATAAAAAAGTACTACAAAAGATATTCTCACCTGATTTTTGGTTTTTAATTCCGGAATATCAACGGTCATATGTATGGCAAACTGAAAATATTGTTGATCTTATTGATGACTTATATTATGCATTTACTTATAAAAATGAAAATGAGTATTTTCTCGGTTCTCTTGTATTAAAAAGAACAGATAACCATGAATTTGCTGAATATGAAGTGTTAGATGGACAGCAGCGTCTTACTACATTTTTCCTGATGTTTGCCGTTTTAAGAGATTTACTAGACAATCCTTCATATAAAGCTAATCTGCAGTAA
- a CDS encoding DEAD/DEAH box helicase family protein: MNRFVNQISSRLSLRDPQRESLEILAEVVENISLEKNTTSEQLQQKLNVIKNLFPSVEDFERDFPSICFALATGVGKTRLMGAFISYLYLTKGIKNFFVLAPNLTIYEKLIQDFTPNTKKYVFKGISQFATNEPLIITGENYEESALLLLDPDRVKINIFNIAKINAEVRGGKSPRIKRLSEYIGESYFKYLSSLPDLVLLMDESHRYRASAGVKVLNELNPVLGLELTATPQVEKGQRSIPFKNVIYSFPLYMAMEKGYVKEPTVATRENFDLSNYSDEDSLELIKLNDGILVHEETKVELEVYARENNKPIVKPFILIVAQDTEHAEKLLNIIKSDDFFNGKYKDKVITVHSKQSGEEKDETIQELLALEDPNSNIEIVIHVNKLKEGWDVTNLYTIIPLRAANSKTLVEQSIGRGLRLPYGKRTGVKAVDRLTIIAHDRFQEIIDEANNPNSVIRKGVYIGKDVAKSQKKVVSVESNVKQSIIQKIAGDDLSKEDDSAKQRVEIKRNIAETTLRTIQKLTEIPSNTHLTKPEIKQKIIKEVNSTYPVGQIEFVFEDQSNIVEEIVDTVTEYIVEKTIDIPKIILQPKNEITWGFEDFDLKVSNINLQPVTQDILLQELRTRQRDTLHFKVEINEDEPLENYIISRLIDFDDISYEEHANLLYKLVGQLIDHLRSYLKDDNDVRNVLLYNQQLLANNIHAQMLEHYVESKVEYDVHVRSDFEVLKTNTFSVDIDEEVRDFRIPVENPSAIKGMSFGGFSRCLYPIQKFDAENERRFAVICEQDPKVKIWFKPALNQLKIYYNQKQSYNPDFIVETDVKKYLVELKAANKIDGDKEVEAKKAAAIEWCKYATNHELQNGGKEWVYLLIPHNDVNENMTIAGLEARYSRNNSIKYYRHD; the protein is encoded by the coding sequence ATGAATCGATTTGTAAATCAGATCTCAAGTCGTCTTAGCCTAAGAGACCCGCAAAGGGAATCTTTGGAAATATTAGCTGAAGTAGTAGAAAACATCTCCCTAGAAAAAAACACAACAAGTGAGCAACTTCAGCAAAAACTAAATGTTATTAAAAATCTTTTTCCTAGCGTTGAAGATTTTGAAAGGGATTTTCCTTCTATTTGTTTTGCACTTGCTACAGGTGTTGGTAAGACAAGATTAATGGGGGCCTTTATTTCATATTTATATCTGACGAAGGGCATCAAAAACTTTTTTGTTTTAGCACCAAATTTGACTATCTATGAAAAACTAATTCAAGACTTTACTCCGAATACAAAAAAATATGTATTTAAAGGAATTTCACAATTTGCTACAAATGAACCTTTAATAATTACTGGAGAAAACTATGAAGAAAGTGCATTGCTACTACTTGATCCAGATCGTGTAAAGATAAATATTTTTAACATTGCAAAAATCAATGCTGAAGTAAGAGGTGGAAAATCCCCTCGGATTAAAAGATTAAGTGAGTATATTGGAGAAAGTTATTTCAAATATTTATCTTCATTACCTGATTTAGTCTTATTAATGGATGAATCACATCGTTATCGGGCTTCTGCAGGAGTTAAAGTGTTAAATGAATTGAATCCAGTTTTAGGGTTAGAACTAACGGCAACACCACAAGTTGAAAAAGGGCAGAGATCCATTCCATTTAAAAATGTGATTTATAGTTTTCCATTATATATGGCAATGGAAAAGGGTTATGTTAAAGAGCCAACTGTTGCTACTCGTGAAAACTTTGATCTATCTAATTATTCTGATGAGGATTCATTAGAACTCATTAAACTTAATGACGGTATATTGGTACATGAAGAAACAAAAGTTGAACTTGAAGTATATGCAAGGGAGAATAACAAACCCATTGTAAAACCATTCATTCTAATCGTTGCTCAAGATACAGAACATGCTGAAAAATTATTGAATATCATTAAAAGTGATGATTTCTTCAATGGAAAATATAAAGATAAAGTAATTACTGTTCATTCAAAACAATCAGGTGAAGAAAAAGACGAAACGATTCAAGAACTGCTTGCATTAGAGGATCCAAACTCTAATATTGAAATTGTAATCCATGTTAACAAGTTAAAAGAGGGTTGGGATGTTACAAACTTATATACAATTATCCCATTAAGGGCTGCTAATTCAAAAACTTTGGTTGAACAATCCATTGGCCGTGGACTTCGTTTGCCATATGGAAAACGAACAGGAGTTAAAGCGGTTGATAGATTAACAATTATCGCTCACGATCGATTCCAAGAAATTATTGATGAAGCCAATAATCCAAATTCTGTTATTCGTAAAGGTGTTTACATTGGTAAAGATGTTGCGAAATCACAAAAGAAGGTTGTTTCTGTTGAATCTAATGTGAAACAAAGTATTATTCAAAAAATCGCCGGAGATGACTTAAGTAAAGAAGATGATAGTGCTAAGCAAAGGGTAGAAATTAAAAGAAATATTGCAGAAACAACACTCAGGACAATTCAAAAGTTAACTGAAATTCCATCTAATACTCATTTAACAAAACCGGAGATAAAACAAAAAATTATTAAAGAGGTAAACTCTACATACCCTGTAGGTCAGATAGAATTTGTTTTTGAAGATCAATCAAATATAGTTGAAGAAATTGTTGATACTGTCACTGAATACATTGTTGAGAAAACGATAGACATTCCAAAAATCATTCTTCAACCAAAAAACGAAATTACTTGGGGATTTGAAGATTTTGATTTAAAAGTTTCAAATATTAATTTACAACCAGTTACTCAAGATATTCTATTACAGGAACTTAGAACTAGACAAAGAGATACGTTGCATTTCAAAGTGGAGATTAATGAAGATGAACCATTAGAGAACTATATTATATCTAGATTAATTGATTTTGATGATATTTCATACGAAGAGCATGCTAATTTGCTTTATAAATTAGTAGGTCAATTAATTGACCATCTAAGATCGTACTTAAAAGATGACAATGATGTGAGAAATGTTTTGTTATATAATCAACAACTATTAGCAAATAACATACATGCACAAATGTTAGAGCATTATGTGGAATCAAAAGTCGAGTATGATGTTCATGTGAGAAGTGATTTCGAAGTACTTAAAACAAATACTTTTTCTGTAGATATTGATGAAGAGGTTAGAGATTTCCGAATTCCTGTGGAAAATCCTTCAGCAATAAAGGGAATGAGTTTTGGTGGGTTTAGTCGCTGTCTATATCCAATTCAAAAATTTGATGCAGAAAATGAGCGTCGATTTGCCGTTATTTGTGAACAAGATCCAAAGGTGAAGATTTGGTTTAAACCAGCTTTAAATCAACTAAAAATCTATTACAATCAAAAGCAATCATACAACCCGGACTTTATAGTAGAAACTGATGTAAAAAAATACCTTGTTGAATTAAAAGCTGCAAACAAAATTGATGGTGATAAGGAAGTAGAAGCGAAAAAAGCTGCCGCAATTGAATGGTGTAAATATGCAACTAATCATGAATTACAAAATGGTGGCAAGGAATGGGTTTATCTATTGATACCACATAATGATGTTAATGAGAATATGACAATAGCTGGGTTAGAAGCAAGATATTCTAGAAATAATAGTATAAAATACTATCGGCATGATTGA
- a CDS encoding SNF2-related protein → MSTYYHSQYYAYELTKQNSSSSIGRLSQSLINATVDLNPHQVEAALFAFRAPLERGALLADEVGLGKTIEAGLIVSQLWAERKRNILIIVPPPLRKQWSQELMDKFYIPSIILENKNFKEMQSTGVINPFYHQDLVVITSFQFAKNKASEIRRVNWDLIIIDEAHRLRNVYKKSNKIGRALRSATEGFPKLLLTATPLQNSLMELYGLISFIDPHIFGDETSFRKQFSRGSREMSQADFIDLKQRISPVTHRTLRRQVTEYVKYTKRIPMTQKFMPTEAEWELYEKVSSYLQRDLLFALPKSQRSLMTLVIRKILASSSFALADTLHSLIKRLDDLLIEEKQEDQGNNQEIYEDIDEFNDTLEEWNEENETIEFNELTDEEIKKLILSEKRELESYYEAAKSITNNAKGEALLLALEKGFQKMKDLGANDKAVIFTESRRTQLYLKEMLEDQGYSVVMFNGQNSDPEAKRIYEWWLEKHQNDDKITGSKTADMRAALVEYFREHAEIMIATESASEGINLQFCSLVVNYDLPWNPQRIEQRIGRCHRYGQKYDVVVINFLNQKNAADQRVYELLSEKFKLFEGLFGSSDEVLGSLESGVDFEKRIQEIYQTCRTAEEIDNAFTRLQEELDEQIRNKMKETRISLMENFDDEVREKLRDNYEQTNLQLNRLERFLWNLSKIEGEREAFFDDNSLSFIKDNKKYQLMSHLKKGQNNENVVHYRLSHPLAEKWVGKAKSRILIPKELTFRYCDYEGKISVIESMVGTEGWLSLDLLNVESVEVEQHLIFSAVDSNGNQLDQDICEKLFLLPAVEHEEIEIPTSINNTLQYIRECQEEAVLNSIMERTAEYMDSELEKLDRWAKDLKLKLEVEIDELSVEIDYLKKESKTIRNLQEKLEMNKKIKELEKKRNDMRRNLYDQQDQIDEQKDKLFEQIEAKLQQKVTKQHLFSLKWRIV, encoded by the coding sequence ATGAGTACTTATTATCATAGCCAGTATTATGCATATGAATTAACAAAACAAAACTCATCTTCTTCAATTGGAAGACTAAGCCAATCATTAATAAATGCAACAGTTGATTTAAATCCCCATCAAGTTGAAGCGGCATTATTTGCTTTTCGCGCACCATTGGAAAGAGGGGCTTTATTGGCCGATGAAGTTGGGTTAGGGAAAACAATTGAAGCGGGATTAATAGTTAGCCAATTGTGGGCAGAAAGAAAAAGAAATATTTTAATTATAGTACCGCCTCCATTACGCAAACAATGGAGTCAAGAATTAATGGATAAATTTTACATACCTTCTATTATTCTAGAAAATAAAAATTTCAAAGAGATGCAATCTACTGGAGTAATAAATCCATTTTATCATCAAGATTTAGTAGTAATAACGTCTTTTCAGTTTGCAAAGAATAAGGCTAGTGAAATAAGAAGAGTAAATTGGGATTTAATTATTATTGATGAGGCACACCGTTTAAGAAATGTTTATAAGAAGTCTAATAAAATAGGTCGGGCATTACGTTCAGCAACGGAAGGGTTTCCTAAATTATTATTGACCGCAACACCATTACAAAACTCATTAATGGAATTGTACGGACTAATTAGTTTTATTGATCCACATATCTTTGGAGATGAAACTTCTTTCAGAAAGCAATTCTCACGTGGATCAAGAGAAATGTCACAAGCTGACTTTATTGATTTAAAACAACGTATAAGTCCCGTTACTCACAGAACTTTAAGAAGGCAGGTAACGGAATATGTAAAATACACTAAACGTATTCCAATGACACAAAAGTTTATGCCAACAGAAGCAGAATGGGAATTATACGAAAAAGTATCTTCATATTTGCAAAGAGATTTATTATTTGCTTTACCAAAAAGTCAGCGATCATTAATGACATTGGTAATTCGTAAAATACTGGCTTCTTCATCTTTTGCTTTAGCTGATACACTTCATTCCCTTATTAAAAGATTAGATGATCTTTTAATTGAGGAAAAACAAGAAGATCAAGGGAATAATCAAGAAATTTATGAAGATATTGATGAATTTAATGATACCTTGGAAGAATGGAATGAAGAGAATGAAACAATTGAATTTAATGAGTTAACTGATGAAGAGATTAAAAAGTTAATTTTATCAGAAAAAAGAGAATTAGAATCCTATTATGAAGCTGCGAAGTCAATTACGAATAATGCAAAGGGAGAAGCCTTACTCCTTGCTCTTGAAAAAGGCTTCCAAAAAATGAAAGACTTGGGAGCGAATGATAAAGCCGTAATATTTACAGAGTCAAGAAGAACTCAATTATATTTAAAAGAAATGCTTGAGGACCAAGGATATAGTGTTGTTATGTTTAACGGTCAGAATTCGGATCCAGAAGCTAAAAGGATTTACGAATGGTGGCTGGAAAAACATCAAAATGATGATAAGATTACAGGTTCAAAGACCGCTGACATGAGAGCGGCGTTGGTTGAATATTTCCGCGAACATGCTGAAATCATGATCGCAACTGAATCTGCTTCAGAAGGAATAAATCTTCAATTTTGTAGTTTAGTAGTAAATTATGATTTGCCTTGGAACCCTCAAAGAATTGAACAAAGAATAGGAAGATGTCATCGCTATGGGCAAAAATATGATGTTGTTGTAATAAATTTCTTAAATCAAAAAAATGCTGCAGATCAAAGGGTATATGAATTACTATCAGAGAAGTTCAAGCTTTTTGAAGGATTATTTGGTTCATCTGATGAAGTATTGGGTTCATTAGAGTCGGGTGTTGATTTTGAGAAAAGAATTCAAGAAATCTATCAAACATGTAGAACTGCAGAAGAGATTGATAATGCGTTTACTAGATTGCAAGAAGAATTAGATGAACAGATCCGAAATAAAATGAAAGAAACACGGATAAGTTTAATGGAAAATTTTGACGATGAAGTCAGAGAAAAATTAAGGGATAATTATGAACAGACTAACCTACAGTTGAACAGACTGGAAAGATTTTTATGGAATCTCTCAAAAATAGAAGGTGAAAGAGAAGCTTTCTTTGATGACAATTCACTTAGCTTTATAAAAGATAATAAAAAATATCAATTAATGTCTCATTTAAAGAAGGGACAAAATAATGAAAATGTTGTTCATTATCGATTATCACATCCTTTAGCGGAAAAATGGGTCGGAAAAGCAAAAAGCAGAATTTTAATACCTAAAGAACTCACCTTCAGGTATTGCGATTATGAAGGGAAAATTAGTGTTATCGAATCAATGGTAGGAACGGAAGGTTGGCTTTCATTGGATTTGTTAAATGTAGAATCTGTTGAAGTTGAACAGCATCTAATATTTTCAGCAGTAGATAGTAATGGAAACCAACTTGATCAAGATATTTGTGAGAAATTATTCTTATTACCGGCTGTTGAACATGAAGAAATTGAAATTCCTACTTCGATTAATAATACACTTCAATATATTAGAGAATGCCAAGAAGAAGCAGTATTAAACAGTATAATGGAACGTACGGCGGAATACATGGATTCCGAACTAGAAAAATTAGATAGATGGGCAAAAGATTTAAAATTAAAGCTTGAAGTGGAAATTGATGAACTTTCTGTTGAAATTGATTATCTGAAAAAGGAATCCAAAACCATTCGTAATTTACAAGAAAAACTTGAAATGAATAAAAAAATTAAAGAACTCGAAAAGAAACGAAATGATATGAGACGAAATTTATATGATCAACAGGATCAAATTGATGAACAAAAAGATAAATTATTTGAACAAATTGAAGCAAAGCTGCAACAAAAAGTTACGAAACAGCATTTGTTTTCATTGAAGTGGAGAATTGTTTAG
- a CDS encoding site-specific DNA-methyltransferase — protein MSKNRLELTWIGKDEKLNLEPRILIEDREYSYHAEKKYSEDEIFDNRLIFGDNLLALKALEEEFTNKIKCIYIDPPYNTGNAFEHYDDGLEHSIWLNMMKPRLNILRTLLKDDGAIFIQINDEEMAYLKVLCDEIFGRRNFITSICVKMSHLSGVKMSHIDKKPPKIKEFILIYAKDKEKVRFNPIYEKDDWFNVFDRYKSFLVKDESDPDDISKWKVIPLREAAINNNINPNNKEEYEEFCINNADRIFRTARNRSKQFEELPNDDVFREIVTPSGMKKLVYKKEEVLFCIDKMKEIDGKLSPVKPLGDIWLDIGINNLHNEGSVDFRNGKKPEKLIRRIIEMVTDKGDWVLDSFAGSGTTGAVAHKLRRKWIMIELGEHCYTHIIPRLKNVIDGSDQAGISSAVGWKGGGGFRFYKLAPSLLEKDKYGNWVISKQYNAEMLSEAMCKLEGFKYNPDKSVYWKHGQSTENDYIYVTTQFVNQQLAADIADQMKEDETLLICCKAFNVNQEDFPNITFKKIPQSVLKKCEFGRDDYSLNVQNLPMMEKEPEQMELFDEGDVE, from the coding sequence TTGAGTAAAAATAGGCTTGAACTAACATGGATTGGAAAAGATGAAAAATTAAATTTGGAACCGAGAATCTTGATAGAGGATCGTGAATATTCATATCATGCAGAAAAAAAATATAGTGAAGATGAAATATTTGATAATAGATTAATTTTTGGTGATAATCTCCTTGCATTGAAGGCACTTGAGGAAGAGTTTACAAATAAAATTAAGTGTATTTATATTGATCCTCCGTATAATACAGGAAATGCTTTTGAGCATTACGATGATGGATTAGAACATTCTATTTGGTTAAATATGATGAAACCAAGATTAAATATATTAAGGACCTTATTGAAAGATGATGGTGCAATATTTATTCAAATAAATGATGAAGAAATGGCTTATTTAAAAGTATTATGTGATGAAATATTTGGAAGACGAAATTTTATTACAAGTATATGTGTTAAAATGTCCCATCTAAGTGGTGTTAAAATGAGTCACATAGATAAGAAACCACCAAAAATAAAGGAATTTATTTTAATTTACGCTAAAGATAAAGAAAAGGTTAGATTTAATCCTATTTACGAAAAAGATGACTGGTTTAATGTTTTTGATCGTTATAAAAGTTTCTTAGTGAAGGATGAGAGTGATCCAGATGATATATCTAAATGGAAGGTGATTCCACTAAGAGAAGCTGCTATTAATAATAACATTAATCCAAATAATAAAGAAGAATATGAAGAATTTTGTATTAATAATGCAGACCGTATATTTAGGACTGCTCGAAATCGTAGTAAACAGTTTGAAGAATTACCTAATGATGATGTTTTTCGTGAAATTGTTACCCCAAGTGGAATGAAAAAATTAGTTTATAAAAAAGAAGAAGTATTATTTTGTATCGATAAAATGAAAGAAATTGATGGGAAACTTTCACCAGTTAAGCCATTGGGGGATATTTGGCTTGATATTGGAATTAATAATTTGCATAATGAAGGATCTGTAGATTTTAGAAATGGAAAAAAACCAGAAAAATTGATTAGGCGTATAATCGAAATGGTAACAGATAAGGGAGATTGGGTATTAGATTCATTTGCCGGTTCAGGTACAACAGGTGCTGTAGCTCATAAATTGAGAAGAAAATGGATAATGATTGAATTAGGTGAACATTGCTATACACATATAATTCCTCGGTTAAAAAATGTTATAGATGGTAGTGATCAAGCTGGTATTAGTTCTGCTGTAGGCTGGAAAGGAGGAGGAGGATTTAGATTTTATAAGTTAGCTCCTAGTCTTTTGGAAAAAGATAAGTATGGTAATTGGGTTATTAGCAAACAATATAATGCTGAAATGTTGTCAGAGGCTATGTGTAAACTTGAGGGATTTAAATATAACCCGGATAAAAGCGTTTATTGGAAGCATGGTCAGTCAACAGAAAATGATTATATCTATGTAACAACTCAATTTGTTAATCAGCAGTTAGCAGCAGATATTGCTGATCAAATGAAAGAAGATGAAACATTATTAATTTGCTGTAAAGCATTTAATGTAAACCAAGAAGACTTTCCAAATATTACATTTAAAAAAATACCTCAGTCTGTATTAAAAAAATGTGAATTTGGTAGGGATGATTATAGCTTGAACGTTCAAAATCTTCCTATGATGGAAAAGGAACCAGAGCAGATGGAATTGTTTGATGAGGGGGATGTGGAATGA